The Verrucomicrobiia bacterium sequence CATGCTCGAGGAACGCTGCCACCACGCCGAGGCCGCCCTCCACCACGCCCGCGAACAAACCGCCGCCGCCTGGTCCCGCCTCGCCGTCGCCCGCCGCCAGCGCGAGGCCGTCGAAAAACTCCGGCACCGCCAGTGGCATCAGCATGAGCTGGCCCTGGCCCGCGAAGAACAAAAACAACTCGACGAGCTGGCCACCTTGCGCTTCCTGGCCCAGGGCGACTCCGCCCGCAGCCTGGGCGCGGCGGCCACCGACACCTTGGCCCTATGAATCCCGTCCTCATTCAACGCATCATCACCCCCGTGGCTGGCGCCCTGTGCTTCCTGGGCACCACCTTCCTCTTGTTGGAACCCAGCCGCGTCGCCCGCCACCTCGGCCCGCGCCCCCAGGAATCCGGCGCCGTCGTCACCGGCCCCTCCTGGAACTTCGTCAACCCCGAACTCGACCAGCTCATGGCCGAGCTGCGCAGCGAAAAAGAATTGCTCGCCCGCAAGGAGCAGCAGCTTCAGGAACTCGCCGCCCGCCTCCAGGCCGAACGCGCCGAAATCAATCAAATCACCCAGCTCGTCCACCGCATGCAGGCGGAGCTGGACAAAAACATCGTCTCCATCAAGGAGGAGGAAACCGCCAACTTGAAAAAGCTCGCCAAGGTTTATACCGCCATGACCCCCGAAGGCGCCGCCGCCATCGTGCGCGAGCTCCCCGACGAAATGATCGTCAAAATCTTCAGTTTCATGAAAGAAGCCGAAACCGCCGCCATCCTCGAAAGCCTCGGCAAGGGCGGCACCAATGATGCCCGGCGCGCCGCCGAAATCACCGATCAGTTGCGCCTGACGCGCGTGCGGAATGCCTCCAGCAACGCCCCTCGGCCATGACTCCCCTCAGTCAAGCCCCGCCCCCGCGTAACCCGGATCGGGCTGCTGATCATCAACCGCCACCCCGCCCGGGCAGGCCCGTACGGCCCACCACCGCCTTCTGGCAGCTCCTGCAACTTTGCCTGCCCGCGAAAAGGGCAGGGGAGGGACCCACCCCCAAC is a genomic window containing:
- the fliJ gene encoding flagellar export protein FliJ, which encodes MKKFRFTLQAVYVVRQQQERQALEAYGRCLQARQQAEQALAQARHNLEEAWRRRRELEAAGAPALWLMHGQHWCAMLEERCHHAEAALHHAREQTAAAWSRLAVARRQREAVEKLRHRQWHQHELALAREEQKQLDELATLRFLAQGDSARSLGAAATDTLAL